A segment of the Streptomyces sp. Tu 2975 genome:
ATACACCAATATCGTCACTCAGGGACATAGCCCCTCTACTCTGCGTGACGATCTCTGGCGATTAAGGCACGCGGTGCATTCGAGTGACTTCGAAGCGTGTGCGAACGGGGCAGCCCGAAGGTCGTTATCCGGTCGTCACGACGACATTGCGCAGGGCTTCGCCCGCCGCGAAACGGCTGAGCTGATCCGCCAGCAGCCGCTTGGCGCGCGGCATGAACGCCGAGGTGGAGCCGCCGACATGGGGGCTGATCAGTACGCCGGGGGCGTGCCAGAGCGGATGCCCGGCGGGCAGCGGCTCGGGATCCGTGACATCGAGAGCGGCGGTGATCCGACCGGTTTCCACCTCCGCGAGCAGCGCCTTTGTGTCGACGACCGGGCCGCGGGCGATGTTGACGAGCAGCGCGCCGTCCTTCATCCGCCTCAGGAAGTCCGCCCCCACCAGGCCCTTCGTCCGTTCTGTGAGCGGGGTGGACAGGATCACGACATCGGCGTCCGGCAAGAGGACGGGAAGGTCGGTGAGTGCGCGCACTTCGCCGCGCTCCGTTGTCCGGGCGGAGCGCGCGACGCGCGCCACCCGCGCACACTCGAACGGCGCGAGCCGGTCCTCCACGGCGGCGCCGATGGACCCGTATCCCACGATGAGTACCGACTTGTCGGCCAGCGACGGGTAGAAGCCGGACCGCCACTGCTCCGAGTCCTGCCCGCGTACGAACCCGGGGATGCCGCGCAGCGAGGAGAGGACGAGCGCGAGAGCGAGCTCGGCCGTGGACGCCTCGTGGACGCCCTTGGCGTTGCACAGCCGCACACCGGCGGGCAGCAGGCCGAGTCCCGGCTCCACATGATCGATGCCCGCGGAGAGCGTCTGCACGACGCGTACGGACTTCATGGCGGCCAGCGGCCGTATGGCCACCTCCATGCCCCTCATGTACGGGACGGCGTAGAAGGCGCAGTCGGCGGGGTCGGCGGGGTAGTCGGGTCCGCCGTCCCAGAACCGGTACGTCAGGCCCGTCGCGGAGGACGCGGGGAGGCCGTCGATCTCGTCGGCCGCGACGGGGAGCCACACATCAGCAGTCATGGTCAGGAGGCTATGCGAAGGCCGCGGGCGCCCATTGGTTAGTTTGGGGGCGGCCGAGGGAGAGGTACGGGGAGTTGGAGCGCAGGGCGATCGGTGCGGCGGGCCTCGAGGTGGGCGCCGTGGGGCTCGGCTGCATGCCGATGAGTTGGGCCTACAGCAGCTCCCAGCAGCGCGGGGACCGGTCGCTGCGTACCGTCCACAGCGCGCTCGACGCCGGTTCGAGCCTGCTGGACACGGCCGACATGTACGGCCCGTTCACCAACGAGCTGCTGCTCGGCCGGGTCCTCAAGGAGCGGCGCGCGGACGCCTTCGTGTCGACGAAGGCGGGCCTGCTCGTCGGCGACCAGCACATCGTCGCCAACGGGCGGCCCGGCTATGTGAAGCGTGCTTGCGACGCCTCGCTGCGGCGGCTCCAGACCGACGTGATCGACCTGTACCAGCTCCACCGCGCCGATCCCGAGGTGCCCGTGGAGGAGACCTGGGGCGCGATGGCGGAGCTGGTGGGCGCCGGCAAGGTGAGGGCGCTCGGGATGTGCGCCGTCGGCGCGCGGGCGTCACGTCGCTCGGGGGCCGACGTGCACGAGGGAACGATTCGCCAATTGGAGCGGATGCAGCAGGTGTTCCCCGTGAGCACGGTGCAGGCGGAGCTGTCGGTGTGGTCCCCCCAGGCCCTGGGACGGCTGCTCCCGTGGTGCGGGGCGCGCGGAGTGGGCTTCCTCGCGGCGACACCGCTGGGGAACGGGTTCCTGACGGGCACGCTCACCCCGGGGCAGGGTTTCGAGCCGGACGACGTACGGGCGCGCCACCCGCGCTTCACGGCGGAGATGATGGCCGCCAACCAGCCGGTCGTGGCGGGTCTGCGCCGGGTCGCCGCACGGCACGGAGGCGCCGTCACCCCGGCGCAGGTGGCCCTGGCCTGGGTGCTTGCCCAGGGACGGCACGTGGTGCCGGTGCCCGGCACGAAGCGGCCGGAGTGGGCGGTGGAGAACGCGGGTGCGTGGAAGCTGGAGCTCACGGCGTACGACCTGGCGGAGATCGCGGCGCTGCCGCCGGCACGGGGCTCGTGGGACTGAGCGGGGCCCCGGCTCTCCCGCGGACCGGGCGCGCGGGCGGCTGCCGAGGCGTCTCTGCAAACCGGGCGCGCGGGCGGCGGTCAAGGCTTCCTGTGCACGCGGGACCGGACCGCTGCCGAGGCGTCCCGACGGGCCGTCGCGCGGAAGGCTGCCGCGGCTTCTCCGGAAGATCGGGAACCTGAACGGCGGCGGCGGTGTAAGAAGAACAGGAAGGCAGCTCCAGCCGCCGTCGAAGGGATCAGAACCGTGCACCGTCCTGCAGTGACGGCCGTGATGGCCGCCGTCGCACTCATCTTTGCGGCCGGATGCTCGTCGGGCGACGGGACGAGTCCGACCGCCGGTACACCCGGCGCCTCCAAGGAAGCCGCCTCGCCCTCGACCGCGGCTCCGAGCCCCGCACCCAGCCCAGCAGGCCCTCCCGCGAAGGGCTCCGTGAAGGTCGTGTCCACCTTGGCGGAGGACCTCAAGTCACCCTGGGGCGCGGCCGTCCTGCCGGGCGGCGACCTGCTGGTGACCTCGCGGGACGAGGGGACGATCACCCGGGTCGACGCGGAGAGCGGAGACAAGACCGAGATCGGTTCCGTGCCGGGTGTCGCGCCCGGCGGGGAGGGCGGCCTGCTGGGCCTCGCGATCTCCCCCTCGTTCGCCTCCGACCGCCAGGTGTACGTGTACTTCACCACCGCCTCCGACAACCGCATCGCCCGCCTGCTGTACGACGAGCAGAAGCCGGCCGGCCAGCAGTTGGGCGCGCCGGACACGGTGCTCCGGGGCATTCCCAAGGGGATCATCCACAACGGCGGACGGATCGCCTTCGGCCCGGACAAGATGCTGTACGCGGGCACGGGCGAGACGGGCGAGACGGGCCTCGCCCAGGACAAGGAGTCGCTGGGCGGCAAGATCCTGCGCATGACGCCGGACGGCCGCCCGGTCCACGGCAACCCTGATGCCGATTCCGTCGTCTACTCGTACGGGCACCGCAATGTGCAGGGCCTCGCCTGGGATTCCGAGAAGCGACTGTGGGCGGCGGAGTTCGGGCAGAACACCTGGGACGAGCTCAATCTGATCGAGCCGGGGAAGAACTACGGCTGGCCGGAGGTCGAGGGCAAGGGCGGCCGGTCCGGCTTCGTCGACCCGGTCGCGCAATGGAAGACGACGGACGCCTCACCGAGCGGCATCGCGTACGCACGTGGCTCGATCTGGATGGCGGGGCTGCTCGGCGAACGCCTGTGGCGCATTCCGCTGTCCGGGACCGCGCCTTCCGCGGACCCGCAGCCCTTCCTCGAGGAGGAGCACGGCCGCCTGCGCACCGTCGTACCGGCGGGCGGGGACAAGCTCTGGCTCCTTACCAGCGAGACCGACACCCGCGGCACGCCGGAGTCGGGCGACGACCAGATCCTCCAACTGGAGGTCCGATAGGGAGGCCCGTCCGTGTTCAACGCCTTCGAGGAGATCTTCGCACCCGGCCGAAAGCACACCGACGACGAGCGCAACCGCCTCGCGCTGACCAGGGTCGACGTAGGCGACGGCGATCCCGGCCGTGGCCCGATCGACCTCGACTCGGGCAAGGTGACGGTCCACCCGCGTGCGCCGCACGCTGCCGACGTCGACGACGCCGCGGGCCGCGGAGGCCCGCCCGCGGAGTGGGAGAGCGCCGGGGCCGACGACGGCGGGCGTACGGGTACGCGAGCCACGCCCCGGCCCGGCACGGCGCCGGCCGCCGCTCCGGT
Coding sequences within it:
- a CDS encoding 2-hydroxyacid dehydrogenase yields the protein MTADVWLPVAADEIDGLPASSATGLTYRFWDGGPDYPADPADCAFYAVPYMRGMEVAIRPLAAMKSVRVVQTLSAGIDHVEPGLGLLPAGVRLCNAKGVHEASTAELALALVLSSLRGIPGFVRGQDSEQWRSGFYPSLADKSVLIVGYGSIGAAVEDRLAPFECARVARVARSARTTERGEVRALTDLPVLLPDADVVILSTPLTERTKGLVGADFLRRMKDGALLVNIARGPVVDTKALLAEVETGRITAALDVTDPEPLPAGHPLWHAPGVLISPHVGGSTSAFMPRAKRLLADQLSRFAAGEALRNVVVTTG
- a CDS encoding aldo/keto reductase, producing the protein MERRAIGAAGLEVGAVGLGCMPMSWAYSSSQQRGDRSLRTVHSALDAGSSLLDTADMYGPFTNELLLGRVLKERRADAFVSTKAGLLVGDQHIVANGRPGYVKRACDASLRRLQTDVIDLYQLHRADPEVPVEETWGAMAELVGAGKVRALGMCAVGARASRRSGADVHEGTIRQLERMQQVFPVSTVQAELSVWSPQALGRLLPWCGARGVGFLAATPLGNGFLTGTLTPGQGFEPDDVRARHPRFTAEMMAANQPVVAGLRRVAARHGGAVTPAQVALAWVLAQGRHVVPVPGTKRPEWAVENAGAWKLELTAYDLAEIAALPPARGSWD
- a CDS encoding PQQ-dependent sugar dehydrogenase, translated to MAAVALIFAAGCSSGDGTSPTAGTPGASKEAASPSTAAPSPAPSPAGPPAKGSVKVVSTLAEDLKSPWGAAVLPGGDLLVTSRDEGTITRVDAESGDKTEIGSVPGVAPGGEGGLLGLAISPSFASDRQVYVYFTTASDNRIARLLYDEQKPAGQQLGAPDTVLRGIPKGIIHNGGRIAFGPDKMLYAGTGETGETGLAQDKESLGGKILRMTPDGRPVHGNPDADSVVYSYGHRNVQGLAWDSEKRLWAAEFGQNTWDELNLIEPGKNYGWPEVEGKGGRSGFVDPVAQWKTTDASPSGIAYARGSIWMAGLLGERLWRIPLSGTAPSADPQPFLEEEHGRLRTVVPAGGDKLWLLTSETDTRGTPESGDDQILQLEVR